In the genome of Nonlabens sp. MB-3u-79, one region contains:
- a CDS encoding OmpP1/FadL family transporter, producing MKNILILSALFASALFSNAQSVSDGLLYTGQDLNGTARYRGLSGAFGALGGDLSAIGSNPASSVVFTNNYAAVSLGILGSDNTSNYFGTNTITETSDVTINQAGGVLVFEGPENKTVSKFAMSLNYDMTRNFDNSVNARGTSPISISQYFLNNANGIALDNFIVRTGDGETVGDLYQFLGQDFGFGAQQGFLGYESFLIDSTDDSDLDNTNYVSNTGTGSFNQDYLVQTSGYSSKFSFNGALELNKKWNLGINLNSHVISMERFTSIEESNSNTDASITDVRFDNTLFTEANGFSLQLGLIGKLTENLRIGATYESPTWYTVEESQIQEIITRGTNSSEVARVRPDVLNIFAPYQLRSPGSVTGSIAYIFGKSGLLSLDYTSKDYSQMRFSPDNSDLFRNNNQIINESLERAASIRIGGEYRVQNWTLRAGYRMEESPYANKNIMDDLTGYSLGFGYTWGKTILDISYDHSERDYSQQLFDTGLNTSAGVFNEMDNIVFTLGFNL from the coding sequence ATGAAAAATATTTTAATTTTAAGCGCGCTATTTGCTAGCGCGCTTTTCAGTAACGCACAATCCGTTAGTGACGGATTGCTTTACACAGGACAAGATTTAAATGGAACAGCTCGTTATAGAGGTTTAAGCGGCGCTTTTGGAGCCTTAGGAGGCGATTTAAGCGCTATAGGATCTAATCCTGCTAGTTCTGTAGTCTTTACTAATAACTATGCCGCTGTCTCGCTAGGAATACTAGGCAGTGATAATACTTCTAATTATTTTGGAACCAACACCATAACAGAAACTTCTGACGTTACTATCAATCAGGCTGGTGGCGTTTTAGTATTTGAAGGTCCTGAAAACAAAACAGTTTCTAAGTTTGCAATGAGTTTGAACTACGACATGACTAGAAATTTTGATAACTCTGTAAACGCGAGAGGAACGAGTCCTATTTCTATATCCCAATACTTTTTGAACAACGCAAATGGAATAGCTTTAGATAATTTTATCGTAAGGACAGGAGATGGTGAGACAGTAGGTGATCTCTATCAGTTTTTAGGGCAAGATTTTGGTTTTGGTGCACAGCAAGGATTTTTAGGTTATGAATCTTTTCTTATCGATTCTACTGATGATAGTGACCTGGACAACACCAACTACGTTAGCAATACAGGTACTGGAAGTTTTAATCAGGATTATCTTGTTCAAACTTCTGGTTACAGCAGTAAATTTAGTTTTAACGGTGCTTTAGAACTCAATAAGAAATGGAATTTAGGAATCAATCTGAATTCACATGTAATCAGTATGGAGCGATTCACCAGTATAGAGGAAAGCAATTCCAATACAGATGCTAGCATAACCGATGTGAGGTTTGACAACACCCTTTTTACCGAGGCTAACGGCTTCTCTTTGCAATTAGGACTCATAGGAAAGCTTACTGAAAATTTAAGAATAGGTGCCACCTATGAATCCCCTACTTGGTATACGGTTGAAGAGTCACAAATTCAGGAAATCATTACACGAGGAACTAACAGTTCGGAAGTTGCAAGAGTACGACCTGATGTACTCAACATATTTGCTCCTTACCAACTCAGATCTCCAGGAAGTGTAACAGGTAGCATCGCTTATATTTTTGGTAAAAGCGGATTGTTAAGCCTGGATTATACGTCCAAAGATTACAGTCAGATGCGATTTAGCCCTGATAACAGTGATCTTTTTAGAAATAACAATCAAATCATAAATGAAAGTTTAGAACGAGCTGCCAGTATCAGAATAGGTGGAGAGTACCGTGTTCAAAACTGGACGCTTAGAGCAGGATACCGAATGGAAGAATCTCCTTATGCAAATAAAAACATCATGGACGACCTCACGGGTTACAGTTTAGGATTTGGCTATACTTGGGGGAAAACCATCCTAGACATCTCCTACGATCATTCAGAAAGAGATTATTCGCAACAATTGTTTGATACTGGTCTCAACACCTCAGCAGGAGTTTTTAACGAGATGGACAACATTGTTTTTACTTTAGGTTTTAACCTGTAA
- a CDS encoding T9SS type B sorting domain-containing protein, which produces MKRFLLVLSFLVSYLSVAQVNINMIGSGPANPTRYTGCATSTFNDDGGNVNYSDNFNGVALFCPIIPTDRMILDFVVMDLELNDVLTIYDGDSTAAPLLATITNTNVPPGVFQASAGNPSGCLTVQFISNGSGNASGWRAARRCFDPCQSIVTNITTTPPIDTDGILRVCQGDTVTFDGQATFGVDGVGATYEWDLANGAGFNSGQVQTETYSMTGIYQTKFRVTDAAGCSDRDEIDLVVQVSSDPDFTGTMAADTQLCFGESTTLTGVATTQEFLIPVSPPVTGQTFLPDGSGVSYTTCIDVDLFAPGTVITSASDIVNIFLNMEHSYLGDLQLTITAPNGSEVDLHQYSSGGGAFLGIPIDDDANRNPGAGFDYVFTETATQTWTQYVTANPGGTIPAGDYLPVDPYSTFIGSPINGQWCITITDNLGSDNGYIFFWGLNFNPAIIPADLSFTPVITTEAWQASPDITSTVGNTVTITPSVAGQNCYTYEMTDNHGCTYTEQVCIDVAPEILAAAPNDIILCNTTGTTTVDLTQNDAVILNGLPAGDHVVTYHTSQTDAENGVGAIGNPTAYPISMPPMTVFSAITNTTSNCILVDSFVVDVIDFSTFVIPDFEQCGPIVNFDLDAYVSAALGSGGGGGSGGSNFTTTYYTSLMDAQNETNPILNPTSFDLAVGTVTIYVRIVSTADPSCSSINPFSLTAALIPVANTPMDMVTCDDLSNDGTEVFVLSDQNAAILNGQTATVTYHLTQLDAINGAAPLNAAGYANTASPQTIYARVTDNTSLMCSSTTMFDLVVNRIAVFTGANDIVVCDDISNDGFDVFDLTSQNPSVLGAQLATDNTITFYNSPTDAAAGINAIVNPSTYTNTTTGTETVFVRIENSTATDCYDSGSFDLIINATPIANPVAEVIVCDDPSNDEQDVFTFSSYSSQVLLAQDPLLYAISYHDSQANADAGTNTLDTTSYTNTSNPQTIYVRIENVNNMSCFNTTTFDLTINETPAITTAPDLTLCDDPSGDGAESFDLTQNDAIILNGLNPADYTIVYSNATGVITSPYSNTSSPEAISIRVENNTTNCSDTTTFDLIVSPVPASVPSFTIEECDEDGDGVASFTLGDANAQVINGQTGTTVSYYDSPADALSGSNPLDTASYDNTIAPQTIYYRLEFTSSACFSIGDFVIEPVDAPIAVTPTALEACDDGSGNATIDVSLADAQVTTGQAGSTVVYYLNQTDADSQVNGITNDFTYSSNTTLIVRVDDDNTNCFSFTTLDLVFHGLPTPSLLDQYILCLDENNNLVNGPVTLDTGLNDTEYSYEWTLNGALLPVSTASIDVAEGGDYQLTATRIATGCSISITTNVRVSSVPEVYDIDITTDPFDKDHQVIVRAQGPDQYWYRLDDGPYVNNGTFNDVTPGAHTVTIAERSGCGEIVVDIFVFGYPDYFTPNADGIHDTWNIIGGDRLPGTRLYIFDRYGKLIKQLDVDGPGWDGTYNGQALPSSDYWFRIEYAFDGQQREASGHFAMKR; this is translated from the coding sequence ATGAAAAGATTTCTCCTTGTATTATCCTTTCTCGTCTCTTATCTGTCAGTAGCTCAGGTTAATATAAATATGATAGGTAGTGGTCCTGCTAACCCTACCAGATATACTGGTTGCGCGACCTCTACCTTCAATGACGACGGTGGTAATGTGAATTATTCTGATAATTTTAATGGGGTGGCTCTCTTTTGTCCAATTATTCCAACAGATCGCATGATTCTAGATTTTGTTGTTATGGATTTGGAGCTCAACGATGTGCTCACTATTTATGATGGGGACAGTACAGCTGCACCGCTGTTAGCAACGATTACAAATACAAATGTTCCTCCAGGTGTTTTTCAGGCCAGTGCTGGAAACCCTTCGGGATGCCTTACCGTACAATTTATTTCTAACGGCTCTGGTAATGCTAGTGGATGGAGAGCGGCAAGACGTTGCTTTGACCCATGCCAGTCTATTGTTACTAACATTACTACTACACCACCAATAGATACAGACGGTATTTTAAGAGTGTGTCAAGGCGATACAGTCACTTTTGACGGCCAGGCTACTTTTGGCGTTGATGGTGTTGGGGCTACTTATGAATGGGATCTAGCTAATGGAGCAGGATTTAATTCTGGTCAAGTACAAACTGAAACCTACTCGATGACAGGTATCTATCAGACTAAGTTTAGAGTTACTGATGCTGCAGGTTGTTCTGATAGGGATGAAATAGATCTGGTCGTACAGGTGTCTTCAGATCCTGATTTTACAGGGACGATGGCAGCAGATACGCAGCTGTGTTTTGGAGAATCTACTACTTTAACAGGAGTTGCAACTACTCAAGAATTTTTAATTCCAGTTTCTCCTCCCGTAACAGGCCAAACTTTTTTACCTGACGGTAGCGGTGTGAGTTATACCACTTGTATTGATGTAGACCTTTTTGCTCCAGGAACCGTAATAACCAGTGCAAGTGATATCGTAAATATTTTCTTGAATATGGAGCATTCTTATTTAGGCGACTTACAACTCACTATAACCGCTCCTAATGGATCTGAAGTAGATTTACATCAGTACTCTAGTGGAGGTGGTGCTTTTCTAGGTATACCTATAGATGATGATGCTAACAGGAATCCAGGTGCTGGATTTGATTATGTGTTTACAGAAACCGCTACACAGACTTGGACTCAATACGTTACTGCCAATCCTGGAGGAACGATCCCAGCGGGAGACTATTTGCCTGTGGATCCTTACAGTACATTTATCGGTTCTCCTATAAATGGTCAGTGGTGTATCACTATAACGGATAATTTGGGATCTGATAACGGTTATATCTTTTTTTGGGGATTGAATTTTAATCCGGCAATTATTCCTGCAGATCTCTCTTTTACACCGGTAATTACTACTGAAGCATGGCAGGCGAGCCCAGATATTACGAGTACAGTAGGAAATACAGTGACCATAACTCCATCTGTTGCTGGACAAAACTGTTATACATATGAGATGACAGATAATCACGGATGTACGTATACAGAACAAGTGTGTATAGATGTGGCACCAGAGATATTAGCTGCCGCGCCTAACGATATCATCCTTTGTAATACCACGGGTACCACTACGGTAGATTTAACTCAAAACGATGCTGTAATTTTAAACGGGCTTCCTGCTGGAGATCATGTGGTCACGTACCACACTTCACAAACTGATGCTGAGAATGGAGTAGGAGCAATAGGGAATCCAACGGCTTACCCTATAAGCATGCCGCCTATGACTGTTTTTTCTGCGATTACCAATACCACGTCAAATTGCATATTGGTAGATAGTTTTGTAGTTGATGTCATCGACTTTAGTACGTTTGTGATACCTGATTTTGAGCAATGCGGCCCTATAGTGAACTTTGATCTTGATGCCTATGTATCAGCGGCACTAGGTAGCGGTGGTGGTGGCGGTTCTGGTGGTTCGAATTTTACGACTACCTACTACACTAGTTTAATGGATGCTCAAAACGAGACCAACCCTATTTTAAACCCAACTTCCTTTGATCTTGCAGTCGGTACAGTTACTATTTATGTAAGAATAGTAAGTACAGCAGATCCTAGTTGTAGTTCTATCAATCCATTTTCACTTACCGCAGCACTTATTCCTGTGGCAAATACGCCTATGGATATGGTGACTTGTGATGATTTAAGCAATGATGGCACAGAGGTTTTTGTGTTGAGTGATCAAAATGCAGCTATCTTAAACGGACAGACGGCTACAGTGACTTATCACCTTACACAGCTAGACGCGATTAACGGTGCAGCGCCACTAAACGCAGCCGGATATGCTAACACCGCTAGCCCACAAACTATTTATGCCCGTGTCACCGATAATACTTCTTTAATGTGTTCTTCCACCACGATGTTTGATCTGGTAGTGAATCGAATAGCCGTGTTTACAGGAGCAAATGATATAGTGGTTTGTGACGATATCAGTAATGACGGGTTTGACGTATTTGATCTTACTTCTCAAAACCCATCTGTATTAGGTGCCCAATTAGCCACTGATAACACTATTACTTTTTACAACTCTCCAACAGATGCAGCTGCTGGTATTAATGCTATTGTAAATCCTTCAACTTATACCAATACAACAACAGGTACAGAAACCGTATTTGTAAGAATTGAAAATAGTACAGCAACAGATTGTTATGATTCTGGCTCTTTTGATCTCATCATTAACGCTACTCCTATTGCAAATCCAGTTGCAGAAGTGATCGTTTGTGACGACCCTAGTAATGATGAGCAAGATGTATTTACTTTTAGCAGCTACTCTTCTCAAGTTCTACTCGCTCAAGATCCTTTGTTGTATGCGATTTCCTATCACGATTCTCAAGCAAATGCTGATGCTGGAACGAATACTTTAGACACCACTAGTTATACAAATACTTCAAATCCGCAGACCATTTATGTGCGAATTGAAAATGTAAATAACATGAGTTGTTTTAATACAACGACTTTTGACTTGACCATTAATGAGACTCCGGCTATAACAACGGCTCCTGATCTTACCTTATGCGACGATCCTAGTGGAGATGGCGCAGAATCATTTGATTTAACTCAAAACGATGCGATTATTTTAAATGGATTAAATCCAGCCGATTATACCATCGTGTATAGCAATGCAACTGGTGTAATTACATCTCCTTACTCCAACACTTCAAGTCCAGAAGCGATAAGCATACGTGTTGAAAACAATACCACCAACTGTTCTGATACAACTACTTTTGATTTGATCGTAAGTCCAGTACCTGCCTCTGTTCCATCTTTTACTATTGAAGAGTGTGATGAAGATGGTGATGGCGTTGCTTCTTTTACTTTAGGAGATGCAAATGCGCAGGTTATTAATGGGCAAACAGGAACCACAGTTAGTTACTATGATTCACCAGCAGATGCACTTTCTGGCTCTAACCCATTGGATACTGCCAGCTATGATAACACGATTGCTCCTCAAACTATTTATTACAGACTAGAGTTTACAAGTTCTGCATGTTTCTCTATAGGAGACTTTGTGATTGAGCCAGTAGATGCACCTATAGCAGTTACTCCTACAGCTTTAGAGGCTTGTGACGATGGTTCTGGTAATGCAACCATAGATGTTAGCCTTGCTGATGCGCAGGTTACCACTGGGCAAGCTGGATCTACCGTAGTATATTATCTAAATCAGACGGATGCAGATAGTCAAGTGAATGGTATTACAAACGATTTTACCTATTCCTCCAACACTACTTTAATTGTTAGGGTAGATGACGATAATACCAACTGTTTTAGTTTTACGACTTTAGATCTGGTGTTTCATGGGTTACCAACACCTTCTTTGTTAGATCAATACATTCTATGTCTAGATGAAAACAATAACCTTGTCAATGGTCCAGTAACTCTAGATACAGGTCTTAACGATACGGAGTATTCTTATGAATGGACATTAAATGGTGCTTTACTACCTGTTTCAACGGCTTCTATAGACGTTGCAGAAGGCGGGGATTATCAACTGACAGCTACTCGGATTGCTACAGGTTGTTCCATTTCTATAACGACTAACGTGAGAGTCTCCAGTGTGCCAGAAGTGTATGATATAGACATTACAACAGATCCGTTTGATAAAGACCATCAGGTAATTGTAAGGGCACAAGGGCCAGATCAGTATTGGTACCGTCTAGATGATGGACCTTATGTGAATAACGGAACATTTAACGATGTTACTCCTGGTGCGCACACGGTTACTATTGCAGAGAGAAGTGGTTGTGGGGAGATTGTTGTGGATATATTTGTTTTTGGCTATCCAGATTATTTCACCCCTAATGCAGATGGGATTCACGATACTTGGAACATTATAGGCGGTGATCGCTTGCCAGGAACAAGGCTTTATATATTTGACCGTTATGGGAAACTCATCAAGCAACTCGATGTTGATGGACCTGGATGGGATGGAACTTATAATGGACAGGCCTTGCCAAGTAGTGACTACTGGTTCAGGATAGAATATGCTTTTGACGGTCAGCAAAGAGAAGCTTCGGGCCACTTTGCTATGAAGAGATAA
- the folE gene encoding GTP cyclohydrolase I FolE: protein MKIEDIIENIEDNDHLSSNEQTPLRSDAFELSDADKIESIKKDVHHILETLGMDMTDDSLKGTPNRVAKMFVNEVFGGLRPDKKPNASTFENKYKYNEMLVEKDIVVYSTCEHHLLPIVGRAHVAYISNGSVVGLSKMNRIVDYYAKRPQVQERLNIQIVRELQKVMNTEDVACIIDAKHLCVNSRGIRDIDSSTVTGEFGGKFKDPIVKREFLDYIQMKTKF from the coding sequence ATGAAAATTGAAGATATCATAGAAAATATAGAAGATAACGATCACCTCTCTTCTAACGAGCAAACTCCTTTACGTTCAGATGCATTTGAATTAAGCGATGCTGATAAAATCGAGTCTATAAAAAAAGACGTTCATCACATTCTAGAAACTCTAGGGATGGACATGACAGACGACAGTCTAAAGGGAACACCTAATCGAGTGGCAAAAATGTTTGTCAACGAGGTTTTTGGCGGTTTACGTCCCGATAAAAAACCTAATGCCAGTACTTTTGAAAATAAGTACAAGTACAATGAAATGCTGGTAGAAAAAGATATTGTTGTTTACTCCACCTGTGAACATCATTTGCTGCCTATAGTAGGTCGAGCACACGTAGCTTATATTTCTAACGGTAGCGTGGTTGGACTTTCAAAGATGAATCGCATCGTAGATTATTATGCAAAACGCCCTCAAGTTCAGGAACGTTTAAACATTCAGATCGTACGTGAATTGCAAAAAGTAATGAATACAGAAGATGTAGCCTGTATTATTGATGCAAAGCACTTGTGCGTCAACAGTCGTGGTATCAGAGATATCGATAGCAGCACGGTGACTGGAGAATTTGGCGGTAAATTTAAGGACCCGATTGTAAAAAGAGAATTTCTCGATTACATACAGATGAAGACTAAATTCTAG
- the cysS gene encoding cysteine--tRNA ligase, with the protein MARYQDNELKIYNSIKGEKEVFTSIVEGRIGMYVCGPTVYSNVHLGNCRTFISFDMIFRYLKHLGYKVRYVRNITDAGHLTDDSDEGEDKISKKARLEKIEPMEVVQQYTLDFHTVMSQFNAFPPSIEPTATGHIVEQIEIIKTILQNGYAYEKNGSIYFDVVKFNEDHHYGKLSGRNLEDMMANSRELAAQSDKANPADFALWKKASPQHIMRWPSPWGDGFPGWHLECTVMSSKYLGETFDIHGGGMDLKFPHHECEIAQGEAAHGHSPVNYWMHANMLTLNGQKMSKSTGNSILPVELFTGDNDFMQKAFAPSVVRFFMMQAHYRSILDFSNDAILAAEKGFNRLTEAMKVMENLSVSKTSSIDISSWKAKCYAAMNDDFNTPILIAELFDAVKMIHSIQDGNATITTSDLKELQETMNGFYFDVLGLQNAKEEGSSSLNKGLDGAMKLIIDLRATARANKDWSTSDKIRDELTAAGIQLKDGADGTIYSLE; encoded by the coding sequence ATGGCTAGATATCAAGATAATGAACTGAAAATCTACAACTCTATAAAAGGAGAAAAGGAAGTTTTTACCTCTATTGTTGAGGGACGCATAGGAATGTACGTTTGTGGACCTACGGTTTACAGCAATGTGCATTTAGGAAACTGCCGCACGTTTATCAGTTTTGACATGATATTTAGGTACCTAAAACATTTGGGATATAAAGTACGTTATGTGCGTAATATCACAGATGCCGGACACCTTACTGACGATTCTGATGAAGGAGAGGATAAGATTTCTAAAAAAGCCAGACTTGAAAAAATCGAGCCTATGGAAGTGGTGCAGCAATACACGCTGGACTTTCATACGGTTATGAGTCAGTTCAATGCATTTCCACCTAGTATTGAACCTACAGCTACTGGTCATATTGTAGAGCAAATCGAGATCATAAAAACCATTTTGCAAAATGGATATGCATATGAAAAGAACGGCTCTATTTATTTTGATGTAGTAAAATTTAATGAAGATCATCACTACGGTAAACTGAGCGGTCGCAACCTAGAAGACATGATGGCCAATTCTCGAGAACTGGCTGCACAAAGCGATAAAGCAAATCCCGCCGACTTTGCGCTGTGGAAAAAAGCGAGCCCCCAACACATCATGAGATGGCCTAGTCCTTGGGGCGATGGTTTTCCAGGATGGCATTTAGAATGTACGGTGATGAGCTCCAAATATCTTGGGGAAACTTTTGATATACACGGTGGCGGTATGGACCTCAAATTCCCACACCACGAGTGCGAAATCGCTCAAGGAGAAGCTGCTCACGGACACAGTCCTGTCAATTACTGGATGCATGCCAATATGCTGACTCTTAATGGTCAGAAAATGTCTAAATCTACCGGAAATAGCATTTTACCAGTAGAGCTTTTTACAGGAGATAATGATTTTATGCAAAAAGCTTTTGCTCCTAGCGTTGTGCGTTTCTTTATGATGCAGGCGCATTATAGATCTATTTTAGACTTTAGTAATGACGCTATTCTAGCTGCCGAAAAAGGTTTTAACCGACTTACAGAAGCTATGAAAGTAATGGAGAATCTGTCTGTTTCTAAAACCTCTTCTATTGATATCTCTTCATGGAAAGCAAAATGTTATGCTGCGATGAATGACGATTTCAACACCCCTATTCTTATTGCAGAGCTTTTTGATGCTGTAAAAATGATTCATTCTATCCAGGATGGAAATGCAACGATTACTACAAGCGATCTCAAGGAGCTTCAAGAAACAATGAATGGCTTTTACTTTGATGTTTTGGGATTACAAAATGCAAAGGAAGAAGGAAGTAGTTCCTTAAACAAAGGGTTGGACGGAGCCATGAAGCTTATTATTGACTTAAGAGCTACCGCAAGAGCTAATAAAGACTGGAGCACCAGCGATAAAATAAGAGACGAGCTCACTGCTGCTGGAATCCAATTAAAGGATGGTGCTGATGGGACTATTTATAGTCTGGAATAA
- the yidD gene encoding membrane protein insertion efficiency factor YidD: MKKILAYPFLLIIRFYQSVISPFTPASCRYSPTCSQYSKEALLKHGAFKGGWLALKRIFSCHPLGGKGYDPVP, from the coding sequence ATGAAAAAAATACTGGCCTACCCATTTTTGTTGATCATCAGGTTTTATCAGTCGGTGATATCACCTTTTACACCTGCAAGCTGCAGATACTCACCTACTTGTTCTCAATATTCTAAAGAAGCACTCCTCAAACACGGTGCTTTTAAGGGCGGCTGGCTGGCCCTAAAACGTATTTTTAGTTGTCATCCATTAGGTGGCAAAGGTTATGATCCTGTACCTTAA
- a CDS encoding sodium:solute symporter yields MTSTQILITIACYFAVLVAISFIVGRTSDSATFFRGNRSSPWFIVAFGMIGASLSGVTFISVPGAVEEGAMNYFQVVLGYIVGYLVIGTVLLPLYYRINLTSIYSYLHDRYGSAAQYTGSSFFILSRVVGASFRLYLVAGVLQEFVFESMGVEFWQTVTLTVILIWLYTFKSGIKTIVWTDTLQTLFMLIAVGVSIYYISDSLNLNGIGEITGFISDSELSQIFFFDDWKSGQYFFKQFFAGAFIAIVMTGLDQDMMQKNLTCRSLGDAQKNMFWFTIVLTFVNLVFLGLGVLLTAFAKAEHLTATKDKLFAAIALDSNMGIGIGLVFILGLVAAAYSSADSALTSLTTSFSVDILRLEQNYEEKKQNWMRKLVHVGFSLLLILVIVSFKYVIKDDSVINKLFVFAGYTYGPLLGLFAFGILTQLKVHHYATPVIAIVSPFLAFGISSAANYFFEFEFGFFILLLNGFITFLGLLMASIFSNQE; encoded by the coding sequence TTGACTTCTACTCAAATCCTCATTACCATAGCCTGCTATTTTGCTGTTCTTGTTGCGATATCTTTTATAGTAGGTCGCACGAGCGACAGTGCTACTTTTTTTAGAGGCAATCGTTCTTCCCCTTGGTTTATTGTGGCTTTTGGAATGATAGGTGCGTCGCTAAGCGGGGTAACTTTTATCTCCGTTCCAGGAGCGGTAGAAGAAGGTGCAATGAATTACTTTCAGGTTGTCCTAGGTTATATAGTAGGATATCTGGTGATCGGGACGGTGCTTTTACCGCTCTATTACCGTATAAATCTCACTTCGATTTACTCTTACCTCCATGATAGATACGGAAGTGCAGCACAATACACCGGTTCTAGTTTCTTTATTCTTTCTCGTGTTGTAGGCGCCAGTTTTAGACTGTATTTAGTCGCTGGAGTATTGCAAGAATTTGTTTTTGAAAGTATGGGTGTGGAGTTTTGGCAAACGGTAACACTTACGGTAATCCTTATCTGGTTGTACACCTTTAAATCTGGAATCAAAACTATTGTTTGGACAGATACCTTACAGACTTTGTTTATGTTGATCGCCGTAGGAGTAAGTATTTACTATATTTCTGACAGTTTGAATCTTAACGGTATTGGCGAGATTACAGGTTTTATATCTGATAGTGAGCTTTCCCAAATCTTCTTTTTTGACGACTGGAAAAGTGGTCAATATTTCTTCAAACAATTTTTTGCGGGAGCCTTTATCGCTATTGTCATGACAGGACTGGATCAAGATATGATGCAAAAAAACCTCACCTGTCGCAGTCTTGGTGACGCTCAAAAGAACATGTTTTGGTTTACTATTGTGTTGACCTTCGTAAATCTTGTATTCTTAGGATTGGGTGTATTATTAACCGCTTTCGCGAAAGCGGAACACTTAACAGCCACAAAAGACAAGTTGTTTGCTGCCATAGCACTAGATAGCAATATGGGAATAGGAATTGGACTCGTTTTTATTCTTGGACTAGTCGCAGCAGCATATTCTAGTGCAGACAGTGCGCTTACTTCTTTAACAACTTCTTTCTCTGTAGATATTTTACGACTAGAACAAAATTATGAAGAGAAGAAACAAAATTGGATGCGTAAGCTGGTTCATGTAGGATTTTCTCTGTTGTTGATCCTAGTCATTGTGAGTTTTAAATATGTGATCAAGGACGATAGTGTGATCAATAAACTTTTTGTCTTTGCAGGATATACCTATGGCCCGTTATTGGGATTATTTGCTTTTGGAATTTTGACTCAACTAAAAGTACATCATTACGCAACTCCTGTTATCGCAATTGTTTCCCCTTTTCTAGCATTTGGAATCAGCTCAGCCGCCAACTACTTTTTCGAATTTGAATTTGGTTTTTTTATACTGCTTCTCAATGGTTTTATTACCTTTTTAGGCTTGCTCATGGCATCCATTTTTAGCAATCAAGAATAG
- a CDS encoding CoA-binding protein, with protein MSKKTLVLGASLKEERYSNVAIYRLRKFNTDTVAIGMREGMVDDVRIHKELIPFQGINTVTLYLNPKRQSEYYDYIISLRPERVIFNPGTENPEFYKLLKENNIQSEVACTLVLLGTHQY; from the coding sequence ATGTCTAAAAAAACTTTAGTATTAGGAGCATCGCTCAAAGAGGAACGTTATTCTAACGTAGCGATTTATAGATTGCGCAAGTTCAATACAGATACGGTCGCTATTGGAATGCGAGAAGGAATGGTAGACGATGTAAGAATTCACAAAGAGCTTATTCCATTTCAGGGAATCAATACGGTAACACTTTATTTGAATCCTAAAAGACAGAGCGAGTATTACGATTACATCATCAGTCTGCGTCCAGAACGAGTCATTTTTAATCCAGGAACTGAGAACCCAGAATTTTATAAACTTTTAAAGGAGAACAATATTCAAAGCGAAGTGGCTTGTACGTTAGTCTTGTTAGGAACGCATCAATATTGA